The following are encoded together in the Hippoglossus stenolepis isolate QCI-W04-F060 chromosome 12, HSTE1.2, whole genome shotgun sequence genome:
- the ttl gene encoding tubulin--tyrosine ligase, whose translation MIKPRSQSGVMNSPVYTFVTRDDNSTVYAEVSKILLSTGQWKRLKRDNPRFNLMLGERNRLPFGRLGHEPGLVQLVNYYRGADKLCRKASLVKLIKTSPELSDSCNWFPESYIIYPTNLKTPVAPATNGISHLKNNPKTDEREVFLASYHSKKDSGEGTAWIAKSSAGAKGAGILISHDANQLLEYIDNQGQVHVIQKYLENPLLLEPGHRKFDIRSWVLVDHQYNIYLYREGVLRTSSEPYNDSDLQDMTSHLTNHCIQKEHSQNYGRYEEGNEMFFDEFRVYMLNTHNVALETSILPQIKQIIKNCLSCIEPSISTKHLSYQSFQLFGFDFMVDESFKVWLIEINGAPACAQKLYSELCQGIVDVAISSVFTLNSSSDSPSASTSPYSSSPSSMFTTNSCSSPKLRAPLHVGPFTRL comes from the exons ATGATAAAACCTCGCAGTCAGAGTGGCGTCATGAATTCCCCCGTGTACACCTTTGTCACCCGTGACGACAACAGCACTGTTTATGCTGAAGTTTCCAAAATCCTGCTCTCAACTGGACAATggaagaggctgaaaagagaCAACCCCAGATTCAACTTGATGCTGGGTGAACGGAACAGACTTCCCTTCGGACGTCTAG GTCATGAACCAGGACTGGTGCAGCTGGTCAACTACTACAGAGGAGCAGACAAGCTTTGCAGAAAGGCGTCCTTGGTCAA GCTGATAAAGACCAGCCCGGAGCTGTCCGACTCCTGTAACTGGTTCCCAGAATCCTACATCATCTATCCCACTAACCTCAAGACCCCGGTGGCTCCAGCCACAAATGGCATTAGCCATCTGAAGAACAATCCTAAAACAGATGAGCGGGAGGTTTTCTTGGCCTCTTATCACTCTAAAAAAGATAGTGGGGAGGGTACAGCGTGGATAGCAAAGTCTTCTGCTGGAGCTAAAG GGGCTGGTATTTTGATATCTCATGATGCTAATCAGCTGCTGGAATACATCGATAATCAGGGTCAGGTTCATGTCATTCAGAAGTACCTGGAGAATCCTTTACTTCTGGAGCCGGGACATCGGAAATTTGACATAAG GAGCTGGGTGCTAGTGGACCATCAGTATAACATCTATTTGTACCGGGAGGGTGTGCTGCGGACTTCCTCAGAGCCCTACAACGACTCTGACCTCCAGGACATGACCAGCCACCTGACCAACCACTGCATCCAGAAGGAGCACTCCCAGAACTACGGCCGGTATGAGGAGGGGAACGAGATGTTCTTTGACGAGTTCAGGGTGTACATGCTGAACACTCACAACGTCGCCCTGGAGACGAGCATATTACCTCAGATCAAGCAGATCATAAA GAACTGTCTTTCGTGTATTGAGCCGTCGATCAGCACCAAGCACCTGTCCTACCAGAGCTTCCAGCTCTTTGGATTCGATTTCATGGTGGACGAGAGCTTCAAAGTGTGGCTCATTGAGATCAACGGAGCTCCAGCCTGTGCACA gaaacTATATTCAGAGCTATGTCAAGGTATTGTGGATGTGGCCATTTCCAGTGTCTTCACcctgaacagcagcagtgactccccctctgcctccacctctccttattcctcctctccatcctccatgTTCACCACCAACTCCTGTTCCTCTCCCAAACTGAGAGCCCCTCTTCACGTCGGCCCTTTCACTCGACTGTAA
- the fignl1 gene encoding fidgetin-like protein 1 — MSGAHLDEWQRRSFDISSGNCTPEQTADAYRAHILSIQYAWASSQLSQAGMASLLRTYSERYAAVLDSDDPRTGLNNYAESALHLARSQRNHSDKWESSLTMESVLELPCVQKMIQAQTGGGGGGSLVEPADVNISVGPESRGSSLSAPFTAVRSDAALLKPIGPPQPKTEVNSGNNPANIHAEGPRGSEGISANPNSFSRPSARPQSVFSSSSVLPQGNPGPAGGTQNYQSPFFSTSNPSKRKNFYNPDGGDVGRGSHGGQAATDLRPGGNFKTAREQFIVDKQKKNSHQPQRGQAPGMAAAVKKSLGANRPRGTFSKFVSPIPRQEEEEGGESRNSNTEPQIVDERLKNFEPKIVELIMSEIMDHGPPVSWDDIAGLEFAKTTIKEIVVWPMMRPDIFTGLRGPPKGILLFGPPGTGKTLIGKCIACQSGATFFSISASSLTSKWVGEGEKMVRALFAIARCHQPAVIFIDEIDSLLSQRTDGEHDSSRRIKTEFLVQLDGAATAAEDRILVVGATNRPQEIDEAARRRLAKRLYIPLPEAAARWQIVTNLMAQERNQLIEPELSSVVTGTEGYSGADMTQLCREAALGPIRSIQLSDIATITADQVRPILYCDFQEALKTVRPSVSSKDLELYEEWNKTFGCGR, encoded by the coding sequence ATGAGTGGCGCACACCTGGACGAATGGCAGAGGAGGTCCTTTGACATTTCATCTGGCAACTGTACACCTGAACAGACGGCCGATGCCTACCGGGCCCACATCCTCTCCATTCAGTATGCATGGGCAAGCTCCCAGCTCTCACAGGCCGGCATGGCCAGCCTGCTCAGGACCTACTCCGAGCGCTATGCTGCGGTGCTGGACTCGGATGACCCCCGCACAGGGCTCAACAACTACGCAGAGAGCGCACTGCATCTGGCCCGCAGTCAGAGGAACCACAGCGACAAATGGGAGTCGTCCCTGACCATGGAGAGTGTGCTGGAGCTGCCCTGCGTGCAAAAGATGATACAGGCAcagacagggggaggaggaggaggctcccTTGTGGAACCAGCAGATGTTAACATATCTGTGGGACCAGAGAGCAGAGGCAGCTCCCTGTCAGCTCCCTTTACTGCAGTCAGGTCAGATGCTGCATTATTGAAACCTATAGGACCACCACAGCCTAAAACAGAGGTTAACAGTGGCAATAATCCTGCAAATATTCATGCAGAGGGGCCAAGAGGCTCTGAGGGAATCTCAGCTAATCCAAACTCATTCTCTCGACCTTCAGCTCGACCACAATCTGTGTTTAgttcttcttcagttcttccaCAGGGAAACCCTGGCCCTGCAGGTGGCACACAAAACTACCAGTCCCCCTTCTTCTCTACCTCAAATCCATCTAAGCGGAAGAATTTTTACAACCCAGATGGAGGGGATGTTGGCAGGGGCTCACACGGAGGTCAAGCAGCCACTGATCTGCGACCTGGAGGCAACTTCAAAACGGCTCGCGAGCAGTTTATCGttgacaaacagaagaaaaattcCCATCAGCCCCAGAGAGGCCAGGCCCCTGGGATGGCAGCAGCTGTGAAAAAATCTCTGGGCGCTAACAGGCCTCGAGGTACATTTTCTAAATTTGTGTCACCCATTCCacgacaggaggaggaggaagggggggaaaGCCGTAACTCCAATACGGAGCCTCAGATCGTGGATGAGCGTCTGAAAAACTTTGAGCCAAAGATAGTCGAGCTGATCATGAGTGAGATCATGGACCATGGGCCTCCTGTGTCCTGGGATGACATCGCAGGTCTGGAGTTTGCCAAGACCACCATAAAGGAGATAGTGGTTTGGCCCATGATGCGACCTGACATCTTTACTGGCCTCAGGGGTCCACCCAAAGGCATCCTGTTGTTCGGGCCCCCAGGAACAGGAAAAACTCTGATAGGAAAATGTATTGCATGTCAATCAGGTGCCACATTCTTCAGCATCAGTGCCTCATCGCTCACATCAAAGTGGGTTGGTGAAGGAGAAAAAATGGTGCGGGCCTTGTTTGCCATCGCCCGCTGTCACCAGCCTGCtgtcatttttattgatgaaatTGACTCGCTGCTGTCCCAGCGAACAGACGGGGAACACGACTCATCACGCAGGATAAAGACAGAGTTCTTGGTTCAGCTGGATGGAGCAGCCACAGCAGCGGAGGACCGCATCCTAGTGGTGGGCGCCACCAATCGGCCTCAGGAGATAGACGAGGCGGCCCGGCGGCGCCTGGCAAAGAGGTTATACATCCCCCTGCCCGAAGCAGCCGCCCGGTGGCAGATCGTGACCAACCTCATGGCCCAGGAGAGGAACCAGCTGATAGAGCCGGAGCTGAGCAGCGTGGTGACAGGTACTGAGGGCTACTCCGGGGCTGACATGACTCAGCTGTGTCGAGAGGCAGCGCTGGGGCCCATCCGAAGCATCCAGCTCAGCGACATCGCCACCATCACCGCAGACCAAGTGCGACCAATCCTCTACTGTGATTTCCAGGAGGCTCTGAAGACAGTTCGACCCAGTGTCTCATCAAAGGATTTGGAGCTGTATGAAGAGTGGAACAAGACTTTTGGATGTGGCCGTTAA
- the ikzf1 gene encoding DNA-binding protein Ikaros isoform X7 — MIEPLSAESRYNRPTNRLAHPPGGRDSPPPTEASEEAEEPMAVPEDLSAGSAHQQNNRGDKGERPFQCSQCGASFTQKGNLLRHIKLHSGEKPFKCHLCSYACRRRDALTGHLRTHSVGKPHKCAYCGRSYKQRSSLEEHKERCHNYLQCMGLQNSIYTVVKEESNQNEQREDLSQMGSDRALVLDRLANNVAKRKSTMPQKFVGDKRLSDLSYDGGAGELIQPHVIDQAINSAISYLGAESLRPLVQTSPASSSDVGLGSLYPIHKPLAESHVGHNLSAKDSAAENLLLLSNSKSASSEKDGSPSHSGQDSTDSDSNNEDRPGRATSGLIYLTNHITSGVRNGVLPLVKEEQQRQYEALRASMEMASEGFKVVTSDGEQVRAYRCEHCRVLFLDHVMYTIHMGCHGFRDPFECNLCGHRSEDRYEFSSHITRGEHRY; from the exons ATGATTGAGCCATTGAGCGCAGAAAGTAGATACAATAGGCCCACAAACAGGCTCGCACACCCACCTGGAG GCAGGGACAGCCCCCCTCCCACCGAAGCGTccgaggaggcagaggagccgATGGCCGTCCCAGAGGACCTGTCAGCCGGCTCCGCCCACCAGCAGAACAACAGAGGGGACAAAG GAGAACGCCCTTTCCAGTGCAGCCAGTGCGGTGCCTCATTCACCCAGAAGGGTAACCTGCTGCGCCACATCAAGCTCCATTCAGGGGAGAAGCCCTTCAAATGTCACCTGTGCAGCTACGCCTGTCGCAGGAGGGATGCCCTCACCGGACATTTACGCACCCACTCGG TTGGAAAACCCCACAAGTGTGCGTACTGTGGGCGGAGCTACAAGCAGCGCAGCTCTTTAGAGGAGCACAAGGAGCGCTGTCACAACTACCTCCAGTGCATGGGGCTGCAGAACAGCATCTACACAG TAGTAAAGGAAGAAAGCAACCAGAATGAGCAGAGGGAAGACTTAAGCCAGATGGGATCTGACAGAGCCCTGGTGCTAGACAGACTAGCTAATAATGTAGCTAAGCGTAAGAGCACTATGCCACAGAAGTTTGTGG GTGATAAACGTCTGTCCGACCTCTCCTACGATGGAGGAGCAGGCGAGCTCATTCAGCCCCATGTCATCGACCAGGCCATCAACAGTGCCATCAGCTACCTGGGAGCCGAGTCGCTGCGGCCTCTGGTCCAGACCTCTCCGGCCTCCTCTTCTGACGTTGGCCTCGGCTCCCTGTACCCCATTCACAAGCCGTTGGCCGAGTCCCACGTGGGCCACAACCTGTCTGCCAAAGACAGTGCGGCCgagaacctgctgctgctctccaactCCAAGTCTGCCTCCAGTGAGAAGGACGGCTCGCCCAGTCACAGCGGCCAGGACTCCACCGACAGCGACAGCAACAACGAGGATCGTCCAGGCAGGGCGACTTCCGGCCTCATCTACCTGACCAATCACATCACTTCGGGGGTGAGGAATGGCGTGCTCCCTCtggtgaaggaggagcagcagaggcagtaCGAGGCCCTCCGCGCCAGCATGGAGATGGCCTCCGAGGGCTTCAAGGTGGTTACCTCGGATGGGGAGCAGGTGAGGGCGTACAGGTGCGAACACTGCCGCGTTCTCTTTCTGGATCATGTCATGTACACCATTCACATGGGCTGCCACGGCTTCAGAGACCCCTTCGAGTGCAACCTCTGCGGTCACCGGAGCGAAGACCGGTACGAGTTCTCCTCTCACATAACGCGAGGGGAGCATCGCTACTGA
- the ikzf1 gene encoding DNA-binding protein Ikaros isoform X6 → MIEPLSAESRYNRPTNRLAHPPGGRDSPPPTEASEEAEEPMAVPEDLSAGSAHQQNNRGDKVCNIKVEARSDEENGLACDMNGLEEEECAEDLRVIDASGAKLNGSQPRPEAKAFSSAGGIRLPNGKLKCDICGIVCIGPNVLMVHKRSHTGERPFQCSQCGASFTQKGNLLRHIKLHSGEKPFKCHLCSYACRRRDALTGHLRTHSVGKPHKCAYCGRSYKQRSSLEEHKERCHNYLQCMGLQNSIYTVVKEESNQNEQREDLSQMGSDRALVLDRLANNVAKRKSTMPQKFVGDKRLSDLSYDGGAGELIQPHVIDQAINSAISYLGAESLRPLVQTSPASSSDVGLGSLYPIHKPLAESHVGHNLSAKDSAAENLLLLSNSKSASSEKDGSPSHSGQDSTDSDSNNEDRPGRATSGLIYLTNHITSGVRNGVLPLVKEEQQRQYEALRASMEMASEGFKVVTSDGEQVRAYRCEHCRVLFLDHVMYTIHMGCHGFRDPFECNLCGHRSEDRYEFSSHITRGEHRY, encoded by the exons ATGATTGAGCCATTGAGCGCAGAAAGTAGATACAATAGGCCCACAAACAGGCTCGCACACCCACCTGGAG GCAGGGACAGCCCCCCTCCCACCGAAGCGTccgaggaggcagaggagccgATGGCCGTCCCAGAGGACCTGTCAGCCGGCTCCGCCCACCAGCAGAACAACAGAGGGGACAAAG TCTGTAACATTAAAGTTGAGGCTCGCAGTGATGAGGAGAATGGGCTGGCCTGTGACATGAAtggcctggaggaggaggagtgtgcgGAAGACTTGCGCGTGATCGATGCCTCCGGGGCGAAGTTGAACGGCTCACAGCCGCGCCCCGAAGCCAAGGCCTTCTCCTCGGCCGGCGGTATCCGGCTGCCCAACGGGAAGCTCAAGTGCGATATCTGCGGGATAGTTTGCATTGGCCCCAATGTGTTGATGGTGCACAAGCGAAGCCACACTG GAGAACGCCCTTTCCAGTGCAGCCAGTGCGGTGCCTCATTCACCCAGAAGGGTAACCTGCTGCGCCACATCAAGCTCCATTCAGGGGAGAAGCCCTTCAAATGTCACCTGTGCAGCTACGCCTGTCGCAGGAGGGATGCCCTCACCGGACATTTACGCACCCACTCGG TTGGAAAACCCCACAAGTGTGCGTACTGTGGGCGGAGCTACAAGCAGCGCAGCTCTTTAGAGGAGCACAAGGAGCGCTGTCACAACTACCTCCAGTGCATGGGGCTGCAGAACAGCATCTACACAG TAGTAAAGGAAGAAAGCAACCAGAATGAGCAGAGGGAAGACTTAAGCCAGATGGGATCTGACAGAGCCCTGGTGCTAGACAGACTAGCTAATAATGTAGCTAAGCGTAAGAGCACTATGCCACAGAAGTTTGTGG GTGATAAACGTCTGTCCGACCTCTCCTACGATGGAGGAGCAGGCGAGCTCATTCAGCCCCATGTCATCGACCAGGCCATCAACAGTGCCATCAGCTACCTGGGAGCCGAGTCGCTGCGGCCTCTGGTCCAGACCTCTCCGGCCTCCTCTTCTGACGTTGGCCTCGGCTCCCTGTACCCCATTCACAAGCCGTTGGCCGAGTCCCACGTGGGCCACAACCTGTCTGCCAAAGACAGTGCGGCCgagaacctgctgctgctctccaactCCAAGTCTGCCTCCAGTGAGAAGGACGGCTCGCCCAGTCACAGCGGCCAGGACTCCACCGACAGCGACAGCAACAACGAGGATCGTCCAGGCAGGGCGACTTCCGGCCTCATCTACCTGACCAATCACATCACTTCGGGGGTGAGGAATGGCGTGCTCCCTCtggtgaaggaggagcagcagaggcagtaCGAGGCCCTCCGCGCCAGCATGGAGATGGCCTCCGAGGGCTTCAAGGTGGTTACCTCGGATGGGGAGCAGGTGAGGGCGTACAGGTGCGAACACTGCCGCGTTCTCTTTCTGGATCATGTCATGTACACCATTCACATGGGCTGCCACGGCTTCAGAGACCCCTTCGAGTGCAACCTCTGCGGTCACCGGAGCGAAGACCGGTACGAGTTCTCCTCTCACATAACGCGAGGGGAGCATCGCTACTGA
- the ikzf1 gene encoding DNA-binding protein Ikaros isoform X3, with translation MLGWNEEVQWRGGEGLRAQLHGAAAALRPSAHGAGESWKNFILQTQGIAEYLHRMETEEAQELAQMPGRDSPPPTEASEEAEEPMAVPEDLSAGSAHQQNNRGDKVCNIKVEARSDEENGLACDMNGLEEEECAEDLRVIDASGAKLNGSQPRPEAKAFSSAGGIRLPNGKLKCDICGIVCIGPNVLMVHKRSHTGERPFQCSQCGASFTQKGNLLRHIKLHSGEKPFKCHLCSYACRRRDALTGHLRTHSVGKPHKCAYCGRSYKQRSSLEEHKERCHNYLQCMGLQNSIYTVVKEESNQNEQREDLSQMGSDRALVLDRLANNVAKRKSTMPQKFVGDKRLSDLSYDGGAGELIQPHVIDQAINSAISYLGAESLRPLVQTSPASSSDVGLGSLYPIHKPLAESHVGHNLSAKDSAAENLLLLSNSKSASSEKDGSPSHSGQDSTDSDSNNEDRPGRATSGLIYLTNHITSGVRNGVLPLVKEEQQRQYEALRASMEMASEGFKVVTSDGEQVRAYRCEHCRVLFLDHVMYTIHMGCHGFRDPFECNLCGHRSEDRYEFSSHITRGEHRY, from the exons AGTACCTGCACCgcatggagacagaggaggccCAGGAATTGGCCCAGATGCCAG GCAGGGACAGCCCCCCTCCCACCGAAGCGTccgaggaggcagaggagccgATGGCCGTCCCAGAGGACCTGTCAGCCGGCTCCGCCCACCAGCAGAACAACAGAGGGGACAAAG TCTGTAACATTAAAGTTGAGGCTCGCAGTGATGAGGAGAATGGGCTGGCCTGTGACATGAAtggcctggaggaggaggagtgtgcgGAAGACTTGCGCGTGATCGATGCCTCCGGGGCGAAGTTGAACGGCTCACAGCCGCGCCCCGAAGCCAAGGCCTTCTCCTCGGCCGGCGGTATCCGGCTGCCCAACGGGAAGCTCAAGTGCGATATCTGCGGGATAGTTTGCATTGGCCCCAATGTGTTGATGGTGCACAAGCGAAGCCACACTG GAGAACGCCCTTTCCAGTGCAGCCAGTGCGGTGCCTCATTCACCCAGAAGGGTAACCTGCTGCGCCACATCAAGCTCCATTCAGGGGAGAAGCCCTTCAAATGTCACCTGTGCAGCTACGCCTGTCGCAGGAGGGATGCCCTCACCGGACATTTACGCACCCACTCGG TTGGAAAACCCCACAAGTGTGCGTACTGTGGGCGGAGCTACAAGCAGCGCAGCTCTTTAGAGGAGCACAAGGAGCGCTGTCACAACTACCTCCAGTGCATGGGGCTGCAGAACAGCATCTACACAG TAGTAAAGGAAGAAAGCAACCAGAATGAGCAGAGGGAAGACTTAAGCCAGATGGGATCTGACAGAGCCCTGGTGCTAGACAGACTAGCTAATAATGTAGCTAAGCGTAAGAGCACTATGCCACAGAAGTTTGTGG GTGATAAACGTCTGTCCGACCTCTCCTACGATGGAGGAGCAGGCGAGCTCATTCAGCCCCATGTCATCGACCAGGCCATCAACAGTGCCATCAGCTACCTGGGAGCCGAGTCGCTGCGGCCTCTGGTCCAGACCTCTCCGGCCTCCTCTTCTGACGTTGGCCTCGGCTCCCTGTACCCCATTCACAAGCCGTTGGCCGAGTCCCACGTGGGCCACAACCTGTCTGCCAAAGACAGTGCGGCCgagaacctgctgctgctctccaactCCAAGTCTGCCTCCAGTGAGAAGGACGGCTCGCCCAGTCACAGCGGCCAGGACTCCACCGACAGCGACAGCAACAACGAGGATCGTCCAGGCAGGGCGACTTCCGGCCTCATCTACCTGACCAATCACATCACTTCGGGGGTGAGGAATGGCGTGCTCCCTCtggtgaaggaggagcagcagaggcagtaCGAGGCCCTCCGCGCCAGCATGGAGATGGCCTCCGAGGGCTTCAAGGTGGTTACCTCGGATGGGGAGCAGGTGAGGGCGTACAGGTGCGAACACTGCCGCGTTCTCTTTCTGGATCATGTCATGTACACCATTCACATGGGCTGCCACGGCTTCAGAGACCCCTTCGAGTGCAACCTCTGCGGTCACCGGAGCGAAGACCGGTACGAGTTCTCCTCTCACATAACGCGAGGGGAGCATCGCTACTGA
- the ikzf1 gene encoding DNA-binding protein Ikaros isoform X1, translated as MLGWNEEVQWRGGEGLRAQLHGAAAALRPSAHGAGESWKNFILQTQGIAEYLHRMETEEAQELAQMPGRDSPPPTEASEEAEEPMAVPEDLSAGSAHQQNNRGDKVCNIKVEARSDEENGLACDMNGLEEEECAEDLRVIDASGAKLNGSQPRPEAKAFSSAGGIRLPNGKLKCDICGIVCIGPNVLMVHKRSHTGERPFQCSQCGASFTQKGNLLRHIKLHSGEKPFKCHLCSYACRRRDALTGHLRTHSVGKPHKCAYCGRSYKQRSSLEEHKERCHNYLQCMGLQNSIYTVKEESNQNEQREDLSQMGSDRALVLDRLANNVAKRKSTMPQKFVGDKRLSDLSYDGGAGELIQPHVIDQAINSAISYLGAESLRPLVQTSPASSSDVGLGSLYPIHKPLAESHVGHNLSAKDSAAENLLLLSNSKSASSEKDGSPSHSGQDSTDSDSNNEDRPGRATSGLIYLTNHITSGVRNGVLPLVKEEQQRQYEALRASMEMASEGFKVVTSDGEQVRAYRCEHCRVLFLDHVMYTIHMGCHGFRDPFECNLCGHRSEDRYEFSSHITRGEHRY; from the exons AGTACCTGCACCgcatggagacagaggaggccCAGGAATTGGCCCAGATGCCAG GCAGGGACAGCCCCCCTCCCACCGAAGCGTccgaggaggcagaggagccgATGGCCGTCCCAGAGGACCTGTCAGCCGGCTCCGCCCACCAGCAGAACAACAGAGGGGACAAAG TCTGTAACATTAAAGTTGAGGCTCGCAGTGATGAGGAGAATGGGCTGGCCTGTGACATGAAtggcctggaggaggaggagtgtgcgGAAGACTTGCGCGTGATCGATGCCTCCGGGGCGAAGTTGAACGGCTCACAGCCGCGCCCCGAAGCCAAGGCCTTCTCCTCGGCCGGCGGTATCCGGCTGCCCAACGGGAAGCTCAAGTGCGATATCTGCGGGATAGTTTGCATTGGCCCCAATGTGTTGATGGTGCACAAGCGAAGCCACACTG GAGAACGCCCTTTCCAGTGCAGCCAGTGCGGTGCCTCATTCACCCAGAAGGGTAACCTGCTGCGCCACATCAAGCTCCATTCAGGGGAGAAGCCCTTCAAATGTCACCTGTGCAGCTACGCCTGTCGCAGGAGGGATGCCCTCACCGGACATTTACGCACCCACTCGG TTGGAAAACCCCACAAGTGTGCGTACTGTGGGCGGAGCTACAAGCAGCGCAGCTCTTTAGAGGAGCACAAGGAGCGCTGTCACAACTACCTCCAGTGCATGGGGCTGCAGAACAGCATCTACACAG TAAAGGAAGAAAGCAACCAGAATGAGCAGAGGGAAGACTTAAGCCAGATGGGATCTGACAGAGCCCTGGTGCTAGACAGACTAGCTAATAATGTAGCTAAGCGTAAGAGCACTATGCCACAGAAGTTTGTGG GTGATAAACGTCTGTCCGACCTCTCCTACGATGGAGGAGCAGGCGAGCTCATTCAGCCCCATGTCATCGACCAGGCCATCAACAGTGCCATCAGCTACCTGGGAGCCGAGTCGCTGCGGCCTCTGGTCCAGACCTCTCCGGCCTCCTCTTCTGACGTTGGCCTCGGCTCCCTGTACCCCATTCACAAGCCGTTGGCCGAGTCCCACGTGGGCCACAACCTGTCTGCCAAAGACAGTGCGGCCgagaacctgctgctgctctccaactCCAAGTCTGCCTCCAGTGAGAAGGACGGCTCGCCCAGTCACAGCGGCCAGGACTCCACCGACAGCGACAGCAACAACGAGGATCGTCCAGGCAGGGCGACTTCCGGCCTCATCTACCTGACCAATCACATCACTTCGGGGGTGAGGAATGGCGTGCTCCCTCtggtgaaggaggagcagcagaggcagtaCGAGGCCCTCCGCGCCAGCATGGAGATGGCCTCCGAGGGCTTCAAGGTGGTTACCTCGGATGGGGAGCAGGTGAGGGCGTACAGGTGCGAACACTGCCGCGTTCTCTTTCTGGATCATGTCATGTACACCATTCACATGGGCTGCCACGGCTTCAGAGACCCCTTCGAGTGCAACCTCTGCGGTCACCGGAGCGAAGACCGGTACGAGTTCTCCTCTCACATAACGCGAGGGGAGCATCGCTACTGA
- the ikzf1 gene encoding DNA-binding protein Ikaros isoform X2, with product MLGWNEEVQWRGGEGLRAQLHGAAAALRPSAHGAGESWKNFILQTQGIAEYLHRMETEEAQELAQMPGRDSPPPTEASEEAEEPMAVPEDLSAGSAHQQNNRGDKVCNIKVEARSDEENGLACDMNGLEEEECAEDLRVIDASGAKLNGSQPRPEAKAFSSAGGIRLPNGKLKCDICGIVCIGPNVLMVHKRSHTGERPFQCSQCGASFTQKGNLLRHIKLHSGEKPFKCHLCSYACRRRDALTGHLRTHSVGKPHKCAYCGRSYKQRSSLEEHKERCHNYLQCMGLQNSIYTGDKRLSDLSYDGGAGELIQPHVIDQAINSAISYLGAESLRPLVQTSPASSSDVGLGSLYPIHKPLAESHVGHNLSAKDSAAENLLLLSNSKSASSEKDGSPSHSGQDSTDSDSNNEDRPGRATSGLIYLTNHITSGVRNGVLPLVKEEQQRQYEALRASMEMASEGFKVVTSDGEQVRAYRCEHCRVLFLDHVMYTIHMGCHGFRDPFECNLCGHRSEDRYEFSSHITRGEHRY from the exons AGTACCTGCACCgcatggagacagaggaggccCAGGAATTGGCCCAGATGCCAG GCAGGGACAGCCCCCCTCCCACCGAAGCGTccgaggaggcagaggagccgATGGCCGTCCCAGAGGACCTGTCAGCCGGCTCCGCCCACCAGCAGAACAACAGAGGGGACAAAG TCTGTAACATTAAAGTTGAGGCTCGCAGTGATGAGGAGAATGGGCTGGCCTGTGACATGAAtggcctggaggaggaggagtgtgcgGAAGACTTGCGCGTGATCGATGCCTCCGGGGCGAAGTTGAACGGCTCACAGCCGCGCCCCGAAGCCAAGGCCTTCTCCTCGGCCGGCGGTATCCGGCTGCCCAACGGGAAGCTCAAGTGCGATATCTGCGGGATAGTTTGCATTGGCCCCAATGTGTTGATGGTGCACAAGCGAAGCCACACTG GAGAACGCCCTTTCCAGTGCAGCCAGTGCGGTGCCTCATTCACCCAGAAGGGTAACCTGCTGCGCCACATCAAGCTCCATTCAGGGGAGAAGCCCTTCAAATGTCACCTGTGCAGCTACGCCTGTCGCAGGAGGGATGCCCTCACCGGACATTTACGCACCCACTCGG TTGGAAAACCCCACAAGTGTGCGTACTGTGGGCGGAGCTACAAGCAGCGCAGCTCTTTAGAGGAGCACAAGGAGCGCTGTCACAACTACCTCCAGTGCATGGGGCTGCAGAACAGCATCTACACAG GTGATAAACGTCTGTCCGACCTCTCCTACGATGGAGGAGCAGGCGAGCTCATTCAGCCCCATGTCATCGACCAGGCCATCAACAGTGCCATCAGCTACCTGGGAGCCGAGTCGCTGCGGCCTCTGGTCCAGACCTCTCCGGCCTCCTCTTCTGACGTTGGCCTCGGCTCCCTGTACCCCATTCACAAGCCGTTGGCCGAGTCCCACGTGGGCCACAACCTGTCTGCCAAAGACAGTGCGGCCgagaacctgctgctgctctccaactCCAAGTCTGCCTCCAGTGAGAAGGACGGCTCGCCCAGTCACAGCGGCCAGGACTCCACCGACAGCGACAGCAACAACGAGGATCGTCCAGGCAGGGCGACTTCCGGCCTCATCTACCTGACCAATCACATCACTTCGGGGGTGAGGAATGGCGTGCTCCCTCtggtgaaggaggagcagcagaggcagtaCGAGGCCCTCCGCGCCAGCATGGAGATGGCCTCCGAGGGCTTCAAGGTGGTTACCTCGGATGGGGAGCAGGTGAGGGCGTACAGGTGCGAACACTGCCGCGTTCTCTTTCTGGATCATGTCATGTACACCATTCACATGGGCTGCCACGGCTTCAGAGACCCCTTCGAGTGCAACCTCTGCGGTCACCGGAGCGAAGACCGGTACGAGTTCTCCTCTCACATAACGCGAGGGGAGCATCGCTACTGA